A genome region from Magnolia sinica isolate HGM2019 chromosome 8, MsV1, whole genome shotgun sequence includes the following:
- the LOC131253245 gene encoding probable RNA-binding protein ARP1 isoform X2: protein MTMGNMGQFGDTTLTKVFVGGLAWETQEEAMREYFEKFGEILEAVIISDKITGRSKGYGFVTFKEPEAAKKACEDATPMINGRRANCNLASLGARRPRSASTTPPSGSIVGSRPATSSAPPSSVPSSVQWYYPTGTPPSPYHHHHHGVPYHAYGYSPAYVTDISYNPKLSYAGSYVNGQYSQMYPSQGMVSPNAVMPVYHPFYPFHQSQTMGVPAAHVFHPTTAGPITTVPALITKPAAMGPNTGLRVQLKVFEREA from the exons ATGACGATGGGCAACATGGGCCAGTTCGGTGACACCACACTTACCAAAGTCTTTGTGGGTGGGCTAGCCTGGGAGACGCAGGAGGAGGCAATGAGAGAGTACTTTGAGAAGTTCGGCGAGATCTTGGAGGCTGTAATTATCTCTGACAAGATCACCGGCAGATCCAAGGGCTATGGATTT GTGACGTTTAAGGAGCCAGAAGCGGCGAAGAAGGCGTGCGAGGACGCGACGCCAATGATAAACGGACGCCGAGCCAACTGCAATCTGGCTTCGCTTGGGGCGCGCCGTCCTAGGTCGGCGTCTACAACGCCTCCATCAG GGTCGATCGTTGGATCAAGGCCCGCAACTTCATCGGCTCCTCCAAGTTCTGTACCAAGTTCTGTACAATGGTACTACCCAACGGGGACCCCGCCTTCTCCTtaccaccatcaccatcatgGCGTCCCCTATCATGCATATGG GTACTCTCCTGCCTATGTCACTGATATCAGCTACAATCCG AAGCTAAGCTATGCCGGATCCTATGTCAATGGGCAGTACTCTCAGATGTATCCTAGTCAGGGAATGGTGTCTCCTAATGCAGTGATGCCAGTTTATCATCCATTTTATCCTTTCCATCAATCTCAGACAATGGGAGTTCCGGCGGCCCACGTCTTCCATCCGACAACGGCGGGGCCCATAACCACTGTCCCTGCCCTCATCACCAAGCCTGCTGCAATGGGTCCTAATACAG GTCTGAGGGTGCAGCTGAAGGTTTTTGAGAGAGAAGCTTGA
- the LOC131253245 gene encoding probable RNA-binding protein ARP1 isoform X1, translating to MTMGNMGQFGDTTLTKVFVGGLAWETQEEAMREYFEKFGEILEAVIISDKITGRSKGYGFVTFKEPEAAKKACEDATPMINGRRANCNLASLGARRPRSASTTPPSGSIVGSRPATSSAPPSSVPSSVQWYYPTGTPPSPYHHHHHGVPYHAYGYSPAYVTDISYNPMQKLSYAGSYVNGQYSQMYPSQGMVSPNAVMPVYHPFYPFHQSQTMGVPAAHVFHPTTAGPITTVPALITKPAAMGPNTGLRVQLKVFEREA from the exons ATGACGATGGGCAACATGGGCCAGTTCGGTGACACCACACTTACCAAAGTCTTTGTGGGTGGGCTAGCCTGGGAGACGCAGGAGGAGGCAATGAGAGAGTACTTTGAGAAGTTCGGCGAGATCTTGGAGGCTGTAATTATCTCTGACAAGATCACCGGCAGATCCAAGGGCTATGGATTT GTGACGTTTAAGGAGCCAGAAGCGGCGAAGAAGGCGTGCGAGGACGCGACGCCAATGATAAACGGACGCCGAGCCAACTGCAATCTGGCTTCGCTTGGGGCGCGCCGTCCTAGGTCGGCGTCTACAACGCCTCCATCAG GGTCGATCGTTGGATCAAGGCCCGCAACTTCATCGGCTCCTCCAAGTTCTGTACCAAGTTCTGTACAATGGTACTACCCAACGGGGACCCCGCCTTCTCCTtaccaccatcaccatcatgGCGTCCCCTATCATGCATATGG GTACTCTCCTGCCTATGTCACTGATATCAGCTACAATCCG ATGCAGAAGCTAAGCTATGCCGGATCCTATGTCAATGGGCAGTACTCTCAGATGTATCCTAGTCAGGGAATGGTGTCTCCTAATGCAGTGATGCCAGTTTATCATCCATTTTATCCTTTCCATCAATCTCAGACAATGGGAGTTCCGGCGGCCCACGTCTTCCATCCGACAACGGCGGGGCCCATAACCACTGTCCCTGCCCTCATCACCAAGCCTGCTGCAATGGGTCCTAATACAG GTCTGAGGGTGCAGCTGAAGGTTTTTGAGAGAGAAGCTTGA
- the LOC131253245 gene encoding probable RNA-binding protein ARP1 isoform X3, with amino-acid sequence MTMGNMGQFGDTTLTKVFVGGLAWETQEEAMREYFEKFGEILEAVIISDKITGRSKGYGFVTFKEPEAAKKACEDATPMINGRRANCNLASLGARRPRSASTTPPSGSIVGSRPATSSAPPSSVPSSVQWYYPTGTPPSPYHHHHHGVPYHAYGYSPAYVTDISYNPMQKLSYAGSYVNGQYSQMYPSQGMVSPNAVMPVYHPFYPFHQSQTMGVPAAHVFHPTTAGPITTVPALITKPAAMGPNTVCLAVE; translated from the exons ATGACGATGGGCAACATGGGCCAGTTCGGTGACACCACACTTACCAAAGTCTTTGTGGGTGGGCTAGCCTGGGAGACGCAGGAGGAGGCAATGAGAGAGTACTTTGAGAAGTTCGGCGAGATCTTGGAGGCTGTAATTATCTCTGACAAGATCACCGGCAGATCCAAGGGCTATGGATTT GTGACGTTTAAGGAGCCAGAAGCGGCGAAGAAGGCGTGCGAGGACGCGACGCCAATGATAAACGGACGCCGAGCCAACTGCAATCTGGCTTCGCTTGGGGCGCGCCGTCCTAGGTCGGCGTCTACAACGCCTCCATCAG GGTCGATCGTTGGATCAAGGCCCGCAACTTCATCGGCTCCTCCAAGTTCTGTACCAAGTTCTGTACAATGGTACTACCCAACGGGGACCCCGCCTTCTCCTtaccaccatcaccatcatgGCGTCCCCTATCATGCATATGG GTACTCTCCTGCCTATGTCACTGATATCAGCTACAATCCG ATGCAGAAGCTAAGCTATGCCGGATCCTATGTCAATGGGCAGTACTCTCAGATGTATCCTAGTCAGGGAATGGTGTCTCCTAATGCAGTGATGCCAGTTTATCATCCATTTTATCCTTTCCATCAATCTCAGACAATGGGAGTTCCGGCGGCCCACGTCTTCCATCCGACAACGGCGGGGCCCATAACCACTGTCCCTGCCCTCATCACCAAGCCTGCTGCAATGGGTCCTAATACAG TTTGTTTGGCTGTGGAATAG